A region of the Clostridium estertheticum subsp. estertheticum genome:
TTTATTATTGTTTAAGTACTCAAAAAAGAATAAATACACCACTCTAATTTTATAACATATTATATAACATAATATATTATTTAAAGAGGTGATTTAATGTATAATCTTAAACCTAAAACATTTGATTTTGAATCAGTCCAAGGAATTTCTAAAAAACAACTAGACGAACATTATAAATTGTATACAGGTTATGTAACCAAATTAAACGAAATTTGGAATACTCCATACACACCTGATAATTATAATGATAGTAACCCCACTTATTCTAAAATGCGTTCTTTAAAACGAGGCGAAACATACTCATTAAACGGCGTAAAACTCCATAATCTATACTTTGAAAATATGACCGGAGGCAATAACACACCTTATGGTCCAATATTTAATGCTATAATAAATCAATTTTTATCCTATGATAATTTTATTTCATACCTTACAAACGTAGGATTATCAATGAGGGGTTGGGCAGTACTTACCCTTGATCTACTTGATAACAGTTTGCACATAGTAGGAAGTGATTCACATGATAATGGTGCAGTATGGCTTTCTTGTCCAATACTCATAATGGATGTTTACGAGCATGCATACTTTATGGATTTTGGTACAAATAGAAAAAAATACATTTCTACATTTATTGAGAATATAAATTGGAATGTTTTAAATGAAAGATTCGAGAGATATATTTCTCCCCTTAAGTCTATGGATATGATGTCAAAGAATATTAAAAAAAACAGATATTATCCTTATTCTTATTAAAATAATCTCTAAATATCTACTAATTATTTGCTAATTACGTTTCAATTTTTTTATAAAAAAAAAAACCCTACAAACATAAATGTTTGAAGGGTTTTCAACTTTACTATTATTATCTCTTTGAGAATTGAGATGCTCTTCTTGCTTTTTTAAGACCGTATTTCTTTCTTTCTGTCATTCTAGGATCTCTTGTTAAGAATCCTGCTTTTTTAAGTTCTGGTCTTAAAGTTAGATCAGCTTTTAATAAAGATCTAGAGATACCATGTCTTATTGCTCCAGCTTGACCTGTATATCCACCACCATTAACATTAACTAAAACATCAAATTTATCTTTAGTTCCAGTTAATACTAACGGCTGGTTAACTATAAGAATTAAAGTTTCTAATCCAAAATAGTTTTCTATAGCTCTTTTATTTATAATAATTTTACCTTCTCCAGGTACAAGTCTTACTCTAGCAACTGATGTTTTTCTTCTTCCTGTTCCTATATATTGAACCTTTGCCATTATATATCCTCCCTTCGAATCTAATTAGTATTTAAGTACTAGTACTTCTGGGTTTTGTGCTTCATTCTTATGTTCTGGTCCTCTGTAAACGATCATTTTTTTAAGTGTTTGACGACCTAATGGTCCCGTTGGAAGCATTCTTCTAACTGCCTCTTCAAAAATGAACTCAGGCTTTTTAGCTAATGCTACTCTATATGGAACTTCTTTTAATCCACCTGGATAATGAGAGTGATGTCTTAACATTTTTTGGTCTAATTTCTTACCAGTTAAAACTATCTTATCTGCATTTATTACAATTACAAAGTCACCTGTATCTACATGTGGCGTAAATGTTGGTTTATGTTTTCCTCTTAGTATTGCAGCTATTTGACTTGCTGCCCTTCCTAAAACTTTTCCTTCTACATCTACAACGAACCATTTTCTTTCTACTTCTAGTGGTTTTGCTAAGTATGATTTCATTATTTTCCCTCCCTGAACTTTTAACAATTAAAACTCTATGCTAAAGATCCGGGGCTAGTGGATCTTATACACGATATTTTATACAAACATTAATAAGTATAATACATTCTACCGGGTGTGTCAATGCTTTTACATAAGCATGTTACAATTTTATTGCTTTTATTTTAATAAAAAACTTCTTCTAAACATAATCCATTCGCCGGAACAGATTTTCCAGCCTTTGATCTCTGTTTCGACTCAATTATATCTTTAATCTCGCTTGGTTTTATTTTCCCTTCCCCAACTCTAATTAATGCTCCAACTATTATTCTAACCATATTGTATAAAAATCCATCAGCTGCAATATATATTTTTATAATCTCTTCATTCTTTACAATATCTAGCCTAGAAATAGTTCTTACTGAAGTTTTCGCAGAACTACCTAAATTTTTGAAAGCAGAGAAATCATGAGTACCCATAAAATACTGGGCACCTATTTGCATAGCCTCTACATCTAATATTTGCTTATGATGGTATATGTAATCACGCCCTACTGCAACAGCTTGTCGTCTATTAATTATAGTATAACTATACATCTTACCCATACTGTTATACCTTGAATGAAACTCATATGGAACCTCAAAAGACTGTAAAATAACAATATCTCTTGGGAGCTTACTATTAATAGCTCCTGTAAATTTTTCTATGACTATTTTGCTATTAGTGTAAAAGTTACCTGTATAACCCTTTGCATGAACTCCAGCATCAGTTCTGCTAGAACCTGTAATTTGAGTTTTTTCACCCGTAAGTTCCTCGATAGCACTCTCAATTTTCTCTTGAATAGTCATAACATTATTTTGTCTTTGCCATCCTGAGTAGTTTGTTCCATCGTATTCTATAATAATCTTGATGTTTCTCACTGCATCATGCCCCTTTCTACTTATAGATAGAATTTAATAACCATTTGCATTATAGGAGAATGTTATGTTCTACTAACAATAGTAATGACAAACAGCAGTATAAAGGAACAACTTGCAATATAATCTCTTTTAGTTACTTTTAGTTGTTTCATTCTAGTTCTTCCTTCTCCGCCCTTATAGCATCTAGATTCCATAGCCATCGCTAATTCATCTGCCCGCCTAAAAGAACTTATAAATAAAGGTACTAGAATAGGGATTAAACTTTTAGCCCTACTTATTAAATTACCAGATTCGAAATCAGCACCTCTGGCCATTTGCGCTTTCATGATTTTATCGGTCTCATCCATTAACGTCGGAATAAACCTTAACGCTATAGTCATCATCATTGCCAACTCATGAGCCGGCAACCCTATTTTTTTAAATGGATTAAGGAGGCTCTCTATACCATCAGTTAATTCTATAGGTGATGTTGTAAGTGTTAGTATTGATGTTCCCATAATTAAAAACACTAGTCTAATAATCATAAATGCGGCAATAATTAAACCTTCTTTATAAATTTTTATAAAATGCCATTGAATAAGTGGAAGACTTCCATTCCCACCAGTCATAAAAATATTTAATACTGCCGTAATAAGTAATAAAATTAAGATTGGCTTTAATCCGCTATAAATGTACTTTAAAGATAGCTTTGCTATTAATATTGTGGCTAATATAAATATAAATACATATAAGTAGCCTTCAAAATTGTTTACCAGAAATAAGTCAATAATAAATAATATAGATATTAATATCTTAAATCTTGGGTCTAACTTATGTATAAAAGAATCTCCTGGTATATATTGTCCTATTGTAATATCTTTGATCATACAAATTCCTCCAAAACGCTATAAAAAGCACATATTACTGTTTTAAATATGATGTCTTAGTTAAGCAAAAGAGTCATACTAATCTTTTTTGAGTATCTTAAACAACTCTTGTTTTGCTTTTTCTATGGTGAATATATCTTGTGATAAATCAAATCCTTTATTACGAAGTTCCCTAATTAAATATGTTACCTGCGGTACTGCGAGGCCAACACTTTCTAAGGTATCTATCTCTCTAAAAACCTTCTCAGGTGTTCCATCTAAGATACATTTTCCTTTATCCATTACTAAAACTCTATTTGCAACTTTAGCTACATCTTCCATACTATGTGATACTAAAATTATAGTCATATTGTTTGCTTTATAAAGCTCAACAATTTTATTTAAGATGTCATCTCTTCCTTTTGGATCAAGTCCTGCAGTTGGTTCATCTAAGATCAACACTTTTGGTTCCATAGCCACTACTCCCGCAATAGCTACTCTTCTCTTTTGTCCACCACTTATCTCAAAAGGTGATTTATCTTTATATTCTTCATAACCAAGTCCAACAATTTTCATAGCCCTTTGAACTCTTCTATTTATTTCATCATTATCTAAACCTAAATTTCGAGGTCCAAATGAAATGTCTTTTTCAATAGTTTCTTCAAAAAGTTGATATTCAGGATATTGAAATACTAGCCCAACTTTTTTTCTTATATTTGTTAATTTCATTTTTTTCTTTGTTATATCAATATCATCTACTAAAATCGTACCTGAAGTTGGTTTTAGTAAACCATTTATATGTTGAATTAGTGTCGATTTACCTGAGCCGGTATGCCCAATGAGTGCCACAAATTCTCCTTGCTTTATTTCTATAGATACATCATCTATAGCTTTTTTTTCAAAAGGAGTTTTTGGCATATATATATATGTTAGATTTTCTATTTTAATTGACATAATGCATTCACCATCTCATTTATAGTTAGTATATCAGATCCTATATTAATACCCTTCTGTCTAAGTTCGTACGCAAGTTCTGTTACCTGCGGAACATCTAAGCCTATTTGTTTCATAATAGCTACATTCTTAAATATTTCTTTTGGTTTTCCATTCATTACAATTTTACCACTATCCATAACTACTATTCTATCCGCTTCTACCGCTTCTTCCATATTATGAGTTATTAGAATTATTGTTATCCCATAATTTTTGTTTATTTTTTTTATAGTGCTCATAACTTCTTTTCTTCCATATGGATCAAGCATTGCTGTTGGTTCATCGAAAACAATGCATTTGGGCATCATAGCAAGAATACCTGCAATAGCTACTCTTTGTTTTTGACCACCTGAAAGCAAATGCGGAGCATGTTTTCTATATTCATACATATGTACACTTTTTAACGCATCATCCACTCTTTTTCTAATTTCCTTAGGGTCTAATCCTAAGTTCTCTGGACCAAATGCTACATCTTCTTCTACTATAGTTGCAACAATTTGATTATCTGGATTTTGAAATACCATACCAGCTACATTTCTAATGTTCCATAGATTAGCTTCTACAGATGTTTGTAATCCATCCACATAAATTTCCCCGTCTGTTGGTATTAGTAGTGCATTTATATGTTTAGCAAAAGTTGATTTTCCTGAGCCATTATGGCCTAGTACCACTAAAAATTCGCCCCTATTAACCTCTAGATCTAATCCATCTATGGCAACTTTAGGTTCTTCACCTTCACTTTGCGGGTACTTATAAACAAGTTTATTACATATAACCATTTTTTCACCCATAAGTGTCACTCCCAACGTTTATAAATATGATAAAATTAAAAATCTACTAAATTATTTAATCACAACTTCAGTAGAAATCTTTTTCAAAATCAATTAAATATTAATAATAAAATGGGGATTAAGTTTGTTCCCACTTAATCCCCTTTGCTTAAACTATACTAATTCAATTATACTCATTTCTGCTGCGTCGCCTCTTCTTGGACCCATTTTCATAATTCTAGTATATCCGCCGTTTCTCTCAGCGTATTTGGGTGCAATATTATCAAATAAATCTTTAACTACGCTTTCTTCAGTAATGAATGCAAGTGCTTGTCTTCTAGCATGAAGATCTCCTCTTTTTCCAAGAGTTATCATTCTTTCAGCAAATTTTCTAGTTTCTTTTGCTCTAGTTACTGTAGTTTCAATTTTACCATACTTCAACAAATTAGTTGCAAGACTTCTAAACATTGCAATTCTTTGATCAGTGGAACGGCCTAATTTACGATACATTGCCATGTATTTCCCTCCTTACTCTTCAGTTAGTTTCAAATTCAAACTCAAAGCCTGAAGTTTCTGTTCAACTTCTTCAAGTGATTTCTTACCTAAATTTCTAACCTTCATCATATCATCCATTGATCTTTCTGTTAATTCTTGAACTGTATTAATTCCAGCTCTTTTCAAGCAATTATAGCTTCTAACTGAAAGGTCTAATTCTTCAATAGTCATTTCAAGAACTTTTTCTTTCTTATCTTCTTCTTTTTCAACCATTATTTCAACATTATCAGCATGATCTGTTAATGTCATAAATAATTTAAAGTGTTCGATAAGAATTTTAGCTGATAAACCAATAGCCTCATCTGGTCTAATTGTACCATTAGTCCAAATTTCAATTGTCAATTTATCATAATCAGTGATTTGGCCTACTCTTGTGTTTTCAACAGCAAAATTTACTCTTTTAACTGGAGTATAAATTGAATCTACTGGTATCGTAGCTATTGGCAATTCATCTGTCTTATTTTTAGCCATAGACACATATCCTCTACCTTTATTAACAGTTAGTTCCATATATAATTTAGCATCGTCATCCAATGTTGCTATATGCAAGTCACTATTAACTACCACTACATCTCCATCAGTGCTAATGTCTGCTCCAGTAACTACTCCGGGTCCTTTAGCATCAATATAAACTGTTCTAGGACCTTCACCTTCCATTGTAAGTGCTAAGCTTTTAATGTTTAGAATTAATTCTGTAACATCTTCTTTAACACCTTTAACTGTGGAAAATTCGTGAAGTACTGTATCAATCTTAACTGCTGTTGTAGCAACTCCAGGTAAAGAAGAAAGAAGAATTCTTCTTAATGCATTACCTAAAGTTATACCATAACCTCTTTCCAATGGTTCAATTATAAATTTACCATAAGAACCATCTTCAGCTGTTTCTACACATTCTATTTTTGGCTTTTCTATTTCCAACATATAAACCCTCCCTTTTTTAATTGGCAACCTATTATGAGGGCAACTGATTCTATATTGATGACTATTTACTGTATAATTCGACGATTAACGTTTCATTAACAGGAACATCTATATCTTCCCTAGTTGGTTGTGCTAAAACTTTTCCTTCAAATTTTTCTAAGTTAGCTTCTAACCAATTTGGTAAAGTTTTAGGGTTTTCAATGAAAACCTTAAACTTCTCAGTAGCTCTGCTTTTTTCACATGCAGACACTACTTCATTTGCTGTTAAACTGTAAGAAGGAATATCTACCTTTTTACCATTAACTAAGAAATGTCCGTGAGTAACTAGTTGCCTAGCTTCTTGTCTTGAATTACCATAACCCAATCTATAAACTACATTATCAAGTCTGACTTCTAAGAGTCTTAATAGGTTCTCACCTGTTATTCCTCTTAACTTGTCAGCCTTTTCATAGTATCTTCTAAATTGACTTTCAAGTACTCCGTATATTCTCTTAGCTTTTTGTTTTTCTCTTAACTGTAATCCGTAATTGGACATTTTTTTCTTGCTTTGTCCATGTTGTCCTGGTGCATAGCCTCTTCTGGCAAATGCACATTTATCTGTAAAGCATCTATCACCCTTAAGGTTGAGCTTCATACCTTCTCTTCTGCAAAGTCTACAAGTAGCTCCAGTATATCTTGCCATTCAAATTACACCTCCTGTTTTTATAAACTATAAATCAAACTCTTCTTCTCTTTGGTGGTCTACATCCATTATGAGGAATTGGAGTAACGTCTTTGATTAATGTAATTTCTAATCCAGCCGCTTGAAGTGACCTAATTGCCGCTTCTCTACCTGCTCCTGGTCCTTTAACAAATACGTCAACACTCTTTAGTCCGTGCTCCATAGCTGCTTTTGTAGCAGCTTCTGCTGCCATTTGAGCTGCGAATGGAGTACTCTTTCTAGATCCTCTAAAACCTAATCCACCTGCACTAGACCAAGATAAAGCATTACCAGCTGCATCTGTAAGTGTAACGATGGAATTATTGAAAGTAGACTTTATGTGTGCACAACCGTGCTCAACATTTTTTCTTTCTTTTTTTCTTCTACTTCTTTTAACTTTCTGAGCCATATTATTCCCTCCTTACTATTTCTTCTTGCCCGCCATTGTTTTCTTAGGGCCTTTTCTTGTTCTTGCATTAGTTTTAGTTTTTTGTCCTCTTACTGGAAGACCTTTTCTATGTCTTATGCCTCTATAACATCCAACTTCCATTAACCTTTTTATATCTAATGCAACTCTTCTTCTTAAGTCACCCTCAATTATAAAATTCTTTTGAATGTATGTTCTTAACTCATTAACTTCTTCTTCTGTTAAGTCCTTAACTCTTGTATCAGGATTTATCCCAACAGTTTTAATAATACCTTGTGACTTTGTTAAGCCTATACCAAATATATATGTTAAACCTATTTCAACTCTTTTTTCCCTTGGTAGGTCAATACCTGCTATTCTTGCCATTTACTGTTTACACCTCCCACGTAATTGTTGTTATAATTTTATCACATCTATATCTTTTAAACGATGTAATAACGATTTATTATTATTAATATTAACTTTGTATTACTATTTCTGTTAATATTTCTTATAAATAAAACCGATCAACCTTGTTTTTGTTTATGCTTAGGATTTTCACAGATAACCATTACTCTTCCTTTTCTCTTAATAACCTTACATTTTTCACACATAGGTTTAACTGATGGTCTTACTTTCATAGCTAACCCTCCTTATTACTTGTCTCTCCAAGTTATTCTCCCACGTGTCAAATCATATGGGGAAAGTTCTACTGTAACCTTGTCTCCTGGTAATATTCTTATGAAATTCATTCTTAACTTACCCGAGATATGAGCTAATATTTTATGCCCACTCTCCAATTCAACTTGAAATATTGCATTGGGCAAAGTTTCTACTACCACACCTTGCATTTCTATTATATCATCTTTTGACATAAGGTAATCAAACCTCCTTACCAATATCTGCAGACTGCAAAAATATTTTAATTTTAGAATTAGTAACCTCTTTTTCAGATAAAATTATATCCCTAATTTCTTCAGCTACAGTGCCTGTAAATTTTAGATGTTTAATCTTCTTCTTTTTAGGTTTCTCGATCCTTCTTAACTCTCCGTCAGAAATGTACACATATTCATTACTTAGTATACCTACAATAATAAATGTTTTGTGCATATCCCTGCCTGCTTTAGAATGTACCACCTTACCTATAAGGCTATTTTTCTCCAAATCATTCACCTCAATTAGTTCAATGTTAATATTTCAGGAATACAATCTATGCTAATTATGTCTCCTTCAAGTAAAACCCGGTTAGATGGAATTCCGTGAACCACTTCATCATTAACAGATGTAGATATGAACGCTGGAAATCCACAATAACCCTTAAAAGATGATCTAGCACCCTGTTTTATTATGAACTCTTCAGCTAATTTATTTAGTTCTGCAATGGTTATTTCAGGTTTTATTACCTCTTCAATTATTGCAAGAGTTTCTACAACCACTTTACCCGCATCTTTCATAAATTAAATTTCCACATCATTTTTAATGTTTATCATTTTTTATCTCAGCTAAGATACTACATATACTGTCAAATACACTATTAATTTCTTGTGTCCCGTCAACTTCTGATAATAAGTTTTTGTCACCGTAATACTTTATCAATGGTTGTGTTTGAGCTTCATATATGTCAATCCGTTCATTAACGGTTACTTCAGTGTCATCAGCTCTTTGAACAAGATCACTTCCACATAAATCACATTTACCATCTACTTTCGATGGATTAAATGCAATATGATAACTAGCACCACATGCAAGGCAAACTCTACGACCAGTCATTCTATCTAGAATGAATTCTCTAGGAACCTTTATTAATAATGCTGTATCAAGGTGAATATCTTTTTCATCCAATAAAGTTTTTAAAGCTTCACCTTGATTGACAGTTCTAGGATAGCCATCTAATAAAAATCCATTAACACAATCTTCATTATCTAACCTATCTTTTATTATATCTATAGTCAATTTATCAGGGACTAAATGCCCCTTATCAATATGTCTCTTAGCTTCAATTCCAAGAGGGGTTTTTTCTGAAATATTTTTTCTGAATATATCCCCTGTTGATATATGTGGTATTGAGAACTTATTACTAATTGATTTAGCTTGAGTTCCTTTTCCAGCTCCCGGAGGACCTAATAAGATTATTCTCATAGTATCATCTCCTGGTATTATTTTATTTAAGAAATCCCTTGTAATGACGCATTACTAATTGTGATTCAAGTTGTCTCAACGTTTCAAGGCCAACATTAACCATAATTAATAACATTGTACCTCCAAAGTATATTCCCTTGAATTGAGTAAATCCTTCTGTAATAATAGGAAACAATGCTATAACACCCGCAAATACTCCTCCAAGGATTGAAATCTTAGTAAGTACACTATCGATATATGTTGCCGTATTCTCGCCCGGTCTAATACCTGGTATGAAACCTGATGATTTATGCATATTTTCTGCCATTTCATCTGGTTTAAATGTTACCTGAGTATAAAACCATGTAAAGAATACTATTAATACAAAATACACCAATGCATATTTCCAAGTATTTGCTTCAAATACGCTCCAACGACTTCCCGTGATGAATTTTGCAATTGAAGATGTAGGTTTTACCTGTGCTATTGTTGCTGGAAACATCATTACTGACATTGCAAAGATTATACCGATAACTCCAGATGCATTTACTCCAATTGGAATATGTGTTGATTGTCCTTTAAAAACTTTATTTCCAACAGCTTTACCTGCATATTGAACTGGAATTCTTCTTTCACTTAAACTTGCTATTACTACTGCAATTAATAATGCCACAGCAATTACAACAAACAATATAACCTCAACAAAACTTACAGTGCCTGCCTTTTGAAGTCCAGCAATTTTATATGCAAGGTCAGGTAATCCAGATATAATATTAATAAATATTATCAATGAAATACCATTACCAATACCTTTACCTGTTATTTGTTCACCTATCCACACCAAAAATGTTGATGCAGTAGTCATCGTTAGTACCACCAAAAATATGGTTAAACTAGATGTATCCGAAAATGCTCCAGTCCCTGCAATAGCAGCATACAAGCCAAAGGCCTGCAAAACTCCAAGTACTATTGAAGCATATCTAGTATAATCTTGTATTTTCTTACGTCCTTCGAGTCCTTCTTTAGAAAGTTGCTCTAAAGAAGGAATTGCGATTACTAGTAATTGCATTATAATAGATGCATTTATGTATGGACCAACACCCATTGCGAAAATACTAAACTTACCAAATGCACCACCCGAAAGCATATTGTAAAAACTAAGTAATGTTCCTCCATTACTAGTTAAACTTGCTAACTTGCTAGCATCTACACCGGGAACAGGAATGAAAATACCTACCCGTATAATTACAACCATAAGTAGCGTAAATATCATACGTTTTTTTAAATCAGGAATTTTCCAGGCATTACGTATGGTTGATAGCATTTATATCACCTCAACTTTTCCTCCAGCTGCTGTAATTTTTTCAGCTGCTGCTTTCGAGAGTTTAGATACTTTTACAGTTAAATTCTTTTCTAAATTACCATTACCAAGTATTTTAACTCCGTCATGTATCTTTCTTACGATTCTTTTCTCTACTAACAATTCCTGTGTAACTTCAGTACCATCTTCGAATACATTAAGCCTATCTACATTTATACAAGAGTATTGTTTTGCAAAAATATTTGTAAAACCTCTTTTAGGTAATCTCCTATATAAAGGCATTTGGCCTCCTTCAAATCCTGGTCTTGTTCCACCACCAGATCTAGAGTTCTGTCCATCTTGACCTCTTCCCGCAGTTTTTCCCCAACCTGAAGCAGTACCTCTACCGATTCTCTTAGGAGATTTTTTTGAACCTTCCGCAGGTTTTAACTCATGAAGTTTCATGTCAACACCTCCTCGTTTTTATACTTGCTCTACATTTATTAAATATATTACTTTGTTAATCATGCCTTTGATCTGAGGAGTTTCCTCGTGCTCAACACTTTTTCGTATTTTTCTTAATCCTAAAGCATTAACAGTAGCGATATGTTCTTTCTTTCTACCAATTAAGCTTTTAACCAATGTTATTTTAACTTTAGCCAAGGTTTTCCCCTCCTATCTTAAAATTTCTTCTACAGTCTTACCTCTTAATTTAGCAACGTCTTCTGCTGTTCTCAATCTTGATAACCCATCAATAGTAGCATTAACTACATTTCTAGGATTACTAGAACCTAAAGATTTAGCTCTAACGTCCTTTAATCCTGATAATTCTAGAACCGCTCTAACTGGACCGCCAGCTAGAACTCCCGTACCTTCAGCACCGGGCATTATGTGTATAACAGAAGTACCAAACTTACCATCAATAGTATGTGGAATAGTTGTTCCAACCATAGCCACGTTTACTAGATTTTTCTTAGCATCTTCTATTCCTTTTCTAATTGCTTCAGGAATTTCTACAGATTTACCCATACCAACGCCAACGTGTCCGTTTTCGTCTCCAACAACAACTAATGCGCTGAATCTGAAGTTTCTTCCACCTTTAACAACCTTAGCAACTCTGTTTATGTTAACTACTTTTTCTTTAAGATCTAATGTGCTAGGATCAATTTTCATGTGTTTCCCTCCTTCTCTTAGAATTTAAGTCCAGCT
Encoded here:
- the truA gene encoding tRNA pseudouridine(38-40) synthase TruA; protein product: MRNIKIIIEYDGTNYSGWQRQNNVMTIQEKIESAIEELTGEKTQITGSSRTDAGVHAKGYTGNFYTNSKIVIEKFTGAINSKLPRDIVILQSFEVPYEFHSRYNSMGKMYSYTIINRRQAVAVGRDYIYHHKQILDVEAMQIGAQYFMGTHDFSAFKNLGSSAKTSVRTISRLDIVKNEEIIKIYIAADGFLYNMVRIIVGALIRVGEGKIKPSEIKDIIESKQRSKAGKSVPANGLCLEEVFY
- a CDS encoding energy-coupling factor transporter ATPase: MSIKIENLTYIYMPKTPFEKKAIDDVSIEIKQGEFVALIGHTGSGKSTLIQHINGLLKPTSGTILVDDIDITKKKMKLTNIRKKVGLVFQYPEYQLFEETIEKDISFGPRNLGLDNDEINRRVQRAMKIVGLGYEEYKDKSPFEISGGQKRRVAIAGVVAMEPKVLILDEPTAGLDPKGRDDILNKIVELYKANNMTIILVSHSMEDVAKVANRVLVMDKGKCILDGTPEKVFREIDTLESVGLAVPQVTYLIRELRNKGFDLSQDIFTIEKAKQELFKILKKD
- the rpmJ gene encoding 50S ribosomal protein L36 encodes the protein MKVRPSVKPMCEKCKVIKRKGRVMVICENPKHKQKQG
- a CDS encoding energy-coupling factor transporter transmembrane component T family protein, which gives rise to MIKDITIGQYIPGDSFIHKLDPRFKILISILFIIDLFLVNNFEGYLYVFIFILATILIAKLSLKYIYSGLKPILILLLITAVLNIFMTGGNGSLPLIQWHFIKIYKEGLIIAAFMIIRLVFLIMGTSILTLTTSPIELTDGIESLLNPFKKIGLPAHELAMMMTIALRFIPTLMDETDKIMKAQMARGADFESGNLISRAKSLIPILVPLFISSFRRADELAMAMESRCYKGGEGRTRMKQLKVTKRDYIASCSFILLFVITIVSRT
- the infA gene encoding translation initiation factor IF-1, translated to MSKDDIIEMQGVVVETLPNAIFQVELESGHKILAHISGKLRMNFIRILPGDKVTVELSPYDLTRGRITWRDK
- the rpsM gene encoding 30S ribosomal protein S13 gives rise to the protein MARIAGIDLPREKRVEIGLTYIFGIGLTKSQGIIKTVGINPDTRVKDLTEEEVNELRTYIQKNFIIEGDLRRRVALDIKRLMEVGCYRGIRHRKGLPVRGQKTKTNARTRKGPKKTMAGKKK
- a CDS encoding energy-coupling factor transporter ATPase, with the protein product MGEKMVICNKLVYKYPQSEGEEPKVAIDGLDLEVNRGEFLVVLGHNGSGKSTFAKHINALLIPTDGEIYVDGLQTSVEANLWNIRNVAGMVFQNPDNQIVATIVEEDVAFGPENLGLDPKEIRKRVDDALKSVHMYEYRKHAPHLLSGGQKQRVAIAGILAMMPKCIVFDEPTAMLDPYGRKEVMSTIKKINKNYGITIILITHNMEEAVEADRIVVMDSGKIVMNGKPKEIFKNVAIMKQIGLDVPQVTELAYELRQKGINIGSDILTINEMVNALCQLK
- the rplM gene encoding 50S ribosomal protein L13, with translation MKSYLAKPLEVERKWFVVDVEGKVLGRAASQIAAILRGKHKPTFTPHVDTGDFVIVINADKIVLTGKKLDQKMLRHHSHYPGGLKEVPYRVALAKKPEFIFEEAVRRMLPTGPLGRQTLKKMIVYRGPEHKNEAQNPEVLVLKY
- the rpsI gene encoding 30S ribosomal protein S9, translating into MAKVQYIGTGRRKTSVARVRLVPGEGKIIINKRAIENYFGLETLILIVNQPLVLTGTKDKFDVLVNVNGGGYTGQAGAIRHGISRSLLKADLTLRPELKKAGFLTRDPRMTERKKYGLKKARRASQFSKR
- a CDS encoding DNA-directed RNA polymerase subunit alpha, translated to MLEIEKPKIECVETAEDGSYGKFIIEPLERGYGITLGNALRRILLSSLPGVATTAVKIDTVLHEFSTVKGVKEDVTELILNIKSLALTMEGEGPRTVYIDAKGPGVVTGADISTDGDVVVVNSDLHIATLDDDAKLYMELTVNKGRGYVSMAKNKTDELPIATIPVDSIYTPVKRVNFAVENTRVGQITDYDKLTIEIWTNGTIRPDEAIGLSAKILIEHFKLFMTLTDHADNVEIMVEKEEDKKEKVLEMTIEELDLSVRSYNCLKRAGINTVQELTERSMDDMMKVRNLGKKSLEEVEQKLQALSLNLKLTEE
- the rplQ gene encoding 50S ribosomal protein L17; amino-acid sequence: MAMYRKLGRSTDQRIAMFRSLATNLLKYGKIETTVTRAKETRKFAERMITLGKRGDLHARRQALAFITEESVVKDLFDNIAPKYAERNGGYTRIMKMGPRRGDAAEMSIIELV
- the rpsK gene encoding 30S ribosomal protein S11, translated to MAQKVKRSRRKKERKNVEHGCAHIKSTFNNSIVTLTDAAGNALSWSSAGGLGFRGSRKSTPFAAQMAAEAATKAAMEHGLKSVDVFVKGPGAGREAAIRSLQAAGLEITLIKDVTPIPHNGCRPPKRRRV
- the rpsD gene encoding 30S ribosomal protein S4 — translated: MARYTGATCRLCRREGMKLNLKGDRCFTDKCAFARRGYAPGQHGQSKKKMSNYGLQLREKQKAKRIYGVLESQFRRYYEKADKLRGITGENLLRLLEVRLDNVVYRLGYGNSRQEARQLVTHGHFLVNGKKVDIPSYSLTANEVVSACEKSRATEKFKVFIENPKTLPNWLEANLEKFEGKVLAQPTREDIDVPVNETLIVELYSK
- a CDS encoding superoxide dismutase — protein: MYNLKPKTFDFESVQGISKKQLDEHYKLYTGYVTKLNEIWNTPYTPDNYNDSNPTYSKMRSLKRGETYSLNGVKLHNLYFENMTGGNNTPYGPIFNAIINQFLSYDNFISYLTNVGLSMRGWAVLTLDLLDNSLHIVGSDSHDNGAVWLSCPILIMDVYEHAYFMDFGTNRKKYISTFIENINWNVLNERFERYISPLKSMDMMSKNIKKNRYYPYSY